The Neptunomonas concharum genomic interval TCCCTAGGGTTTCATCTGATGCATCCATACAGGCTGATTCCGTCACTTCAACTTCAAAAGTCTCCAAGGGAATGCCCGATTCATTTAGTACAGATAATAACTGTTTGATACCTTGTTCACTGCGTAGTTGAACAGGGGATAGATTAAATGACACGGTTCCGAAGCGTAGATCTTCCGATAACCACTTCACAGCATCCATGCAAACATGTTGAGCAACCCACAAACCAATGTCATCAATCATGCCACGCTTTTCAGCAATGGGAATAAATGTAAGCGGCGGAATCAGGCCTCGTTGAGGGTGATTCCAGCGCAGTAGTGCCTCCATGCCGACTAGCTGTCCCGATACACAATCAAATTGCGGTTGATAAACCAAATACAACTGCTGTAAGAAGCGCGCACTGCTGAGCATATGAGCCAGCTCTGCATCTCGCTGCACCCTCTCAGTCATCTCCTCTTGATAAAAAACGAAGCAACCACGACCTTGTTCTTTTGCTCGATATAGCGCCACATCCGCTCTAGAGATCAGCTCATTAACGGAGGTTTCAAGATCACAGATTACAATACCAATACTGGTATTGGTCCGAAGACGACTTCCTGAGACAAGAAATGAACTATCAAAACTTTGAATCACTTTAGAAGCTAAGCTGGCGACATCCGATAAATCTTTTATATTACTCTGCAAAATAGCGAATTCATCACCACCCAATCGTGCAAAGGTATCACCTTCCCTTAGTAACCCTTCAATACGCTGAGCCGTAGCGATCAGTAGCTGGTCACCGGCAGGGTGTCCAAGGGTATCGTTTATCTCTTTAAAATGATCCAAATCCAACATGTGTAGTGCCGATTTCAGGCCAGAGCGTTTTTCCTGAGATAACTCGTGCTCAAAACGATCCATAAATAAGCGTCGATTAGGTAAGCCTGTGAGGGAATCGTGAAAAGCGAGATAACGAATTTGCTCCTCTGCTTGTTTTCGGTGAGTAATATCGTGGAACGTCACCACTGCGCCAACTACATGGTCATTATCCAGAATCGGAGAACTCCAATATTCCACAGGAAAGCAGGTACCATCTTTGCGCCATAGGACATCGGTTTCAACTCGATAACTTTTTTCGTTATGAATCGCCAAAATCATACGACACTCTGACTCCGGTATATAGACACCATCAGCGTTAGAGTGGTGGATCAAATCATGATTTTTTTTGCCGATTAACTCGTCAGGATCATAACCTAGCATCATGGCCGCAGCAGGGTTAATAAAAGTTGTTACCCCATCACAATCTAAACCAAATATGCCCTCATTACTGTGTTCAAGTAATAACTTAGAGCGCTCCTGCGCTGTCTTTACGGCAGTTTGAAAGCTGATACGGTCCCGCAAATCCTTGAAAACCGTGATCATGTAGTCGGTATTATGATAAACAAATGCCCGAGAGGATGCCTCAATAGGGATCTCTTCCCCTGTCGCTAGCCGATGGCGTGTTTCTATTTTACGAGGCTGGGTTTGTATCGATCTCCAGTTATTTTTAAGGATCGACAAGGAATGATCAGGATCCCAGTCAAAAATATGGGTCTTATAAAGCAGTTCAGGACTAACACCAAAGTGCTGGATAGCTGCATCGTTAGCATAAACAATCCTGAACTGTTCATCA includes:
- a CDS encoding bifunctional diguanylate cyclase/phosphodiesterase translates to MRSDTSGDWLGKADQTSVCNGYYDPKRDELRVYKHEPEKFLGYDDSDCLREGFLSSIVHADDLPLFSAVWQRWLDADVFQEMNLRLRNGSGDYTAVSFRIAGDLPAKGALFPLRLIAYPKSHNGATCLQKNALLAMQQAGFQVLCLSANGDILEANQAASDFLGYSVEELLQLKIFDIDAKCSKERFANILSELRSNKGQIRFETRYVCNGGASHPVEVFQLSLAQPEGDDLFIAIVQDISRRYEDQQAIALEHQRANYYLDIAGVIMVTLDLEGRVTLLNRFACQLLGVDQSEAIGLDWFDNFLPEVGRVPARRAYNRLMSLGTTPNQEVEKHVLTRSGEERLILWYNRVLEDEHGNRVGILSSGTDITDKTEMSGQLSLVNAMVDHSFDPLICCSPDEQFRIVYANDAAIQHFGVSPELLYKTHIFDWDPDHSLSILKNNWRSIQTQPRKIETRHRLATGEEIPIEASSRAFVYHNTDYMITVFKDLRDRISFQTAVKTAQERSKLLLEHSNEGIFGLDCDGVTTFINPAAAMMLGYDPDELIGKKNHDLIHHSNADGVYIPESECRMILAIHNEKSYRVETDVLWRKDGTCFPVEYWSSPILDNDHVVGAVVTFHDITHRKQAEEQIRYLAFHDSLTGLPNRRLFMDRFEHELSQEKRSGLKSALHMLDLDHFKEINDTLGHPAGDQLLIATAQRIEGLLREGDTFARLGGDEFAILQSNIKDLSDVASLASKVIQSFDSSFLVSGSRLRTNTSIGIVICDLETSVNELISRADVALYRAKEQGRGCFVFYQEEMTERVQRDAELAHMLSSARFLQQLYLVYQPQFDCVSGQLVGMEALLRWNHPQRGLIPPLTFIPIAEKRGMIDDIGLWVAQHVCMDAVKWLSEDLRFGTVSFNLSPVQLRSEQGIKQLLSVLNESGIPLETFEVEVTESACMDASDETLGILEQYVAQGLRIAIDDFGTGYSSMVALKKLSACRLKIDKSFVRDMLHDENDGMIVNATIALAHSLGLSVVAEGVESKEQLSMLKTQGCDAVQGYFLGYPMSKEDTEKFLRILEERTG